In Humulus lupulus chromosome 6, drHumLupu1.1, whole genome shotgun sequence, a single genomic region encodes these proteins:
- the LOC133783853 gene encoding L10-interacting MYB domain-containing protein-like codes for MEGVDNEVLIIEHNDEASVWTQKHEEIFIELMEEEVLKGNKNTTTFTKQSWKYIKEELCGRAKRNYSDMQLRNKYNQLKQKHKDFKSLLKETGMGYNAVIGEVSATDEVWDKLIRVNKSAKRFRKKCCKFYEKLCTIFGDTTATGSIAHPSTRSPSNDDDATSISPSTMNEESGFDEDGNKRRGKSTATSNSRSVKRAKFSSALADALATYNETAKRKTELIERSMTTSTSHYLLDESVEALNQIDGISGEVYAKAIEKFENEVSRALFLKMPEHRRIDWLLNLK; via the exons ATGGAAGGTGTTGATAATGAAGTTCTTATTATTGAGCATAATGATGAGGCTTCTGTTTGGACTCAAAAGCATGAAGAAATTTTCATTGAACTTATGGAAGAAGAAGTCTTAAAGGGAAATAAGAATACCACAACCTTTACCAAGCAATCatggaaatatataaaagaagagCTTTGCGGACGAGCAAAAAGAAATTATAGTGATATGCAACTAAGGAACAAATACAATCAATTAAAGCAAAAGCATAAGGATTTTAAGTCTTTACTGAAAGAGACTGGTATGGGATACAATGCAGTGATTGGAGAAGTTAGTGCGACAGATGAAGTTTGGGATAAACTTATTCGg GTTAACAAGTCTGCTAAAAGATTTAGAAAGAAATGTTGTAAGTTTTATGAGAAATTATGCACTATCTTTGGTGATACTACTGCAACTGGTTCCATTGCTCATCCTTCAACTCGAAGTCCTTCTAATGATGATGATGCAACGTCGATAAGTCCTTCTACTATGAATGAAGAAAGTGGTTTTGATGAGGATGGTAACAAAAGAAGAGGTAAATCAACAGCCACTTCGAACTCTCGATCAGTAAAAAGAGCAAAGTTCTCATCAGCTTTGGCAGATGCACTGGCAACATATAATGAAACTGCAAAGCGAAAGACAGAATTGATAGAGAGATCAATGACAACATCTACATCACATTACTTATTGGATGAGAGTGTTGAAGCTCTTAATCAAATTGATGGAATTAGTGGAGAAGTATACGCAAAAGCTATTGAGAAGTTTGAGAACGAGGTGTCCAGAGCATTGTTTCTAAAGATGCCAGAGCATAGAAGAATAGATTGGTTGCTGAATTTGAAGTGA
- the LOC133783855 gene encoding uncharacterized protein LOC133783855, with protein MCVCSFDMKFTYVVPGWEGSANDARILLECATNPDYGFLMPPQGKYYLVDSGYTNMPGFLSPYREERYHLGQYTDLNPIGKKELFNYRHSSLRNVIEQCFGVLKAHFPILKQMPSYDLRIQKYIVIACCGIHNFIRTNAEADVYFDGGEGNSEVQTITLQSTDGTLTDSVEFSISRTHIREMTHVHDEIADHIWRAS; from the exons ATGTGTGTATGTTCATTTGACATGAAGTTCACATACGTTGTTCCTGGATGGGAAGGATCAGCTAATGATGCACGAATTCTTCTAGAATGTGCCACAAACCCAGATTATGGATTTCTAATGCCGCCCCAAG GAAAATATTATCTTGTTGATTCTGGCTATACAAACATGCCTGGTTTTCTTTCGCCATACCGAGAGGAAAGGTATCATTTGGGCCAGTACACAGATCTTAATCCCATAGGAAAAAAAGAGCTTTTCAATTATCGACACTCTTCCTTGAGAAATGTCATTGAGCAATGTTTCGGCGTGTTGAAGGCCCATTTTCCAATCCTAAAGCAAATGCCTTCATATGATCTAAGAATACAAAAGTACATTGTCATTGCTTGCTGTGGGATTCATAATTTTATAAGGACAAATGCAGAAGCAGATGTATATTTTGATGGAGGTGAAGGAAATTCTGAAGTACAGACCATTACTTTACAAAGCACGGATGGAACTTTGACTGATAGTGTAGAGTTCAGTATTTCTAGAACTCATATACGTGAAATGACTCATGTTCATGATGAAATTGCTGACCATATATGGAGAGCTAGTTGA